The Calditrichota bacterium genome has a window encoding:
- a CDS encoding GNAT family N-acetyltransferase: MNIRLLTKTDHLDWLRMRCELWPNANKNEQRHEIQIFGNRDSYKVWIAEALDGQVVAFLEGQTCNRADGCLSDRIFFIEGWWVDQKYRRQGVGHALMRAAEEWAKTNGCQELASDTWLDNDPSHAAHLSFGFKEVDRNITYRKELK; encoded by the coding sequence TTGAACATCCGTCTCCTAACCAAAACCGATCATCTCGATTGGCTGCGCATGCGTTGCGAGCTTTGGCCGAATGCTAACAAGAACGAACAAAGACATGAAATACAAATCTTTGGCAATCGCGACAGCTACAAAGTCTGGATAGCGGAAGCGCTCGATGGTCAAGTTGTCGCATTCCTTGAGGGCCAGACCTGCAACCGTGCGGATGGGTGCTTGAGTGACAGAATCTTCTTCATTGAAGGCTGGTGGGTCGACCAAAAATACCGCCGACAAGGCGTCGGCCACGCTCTCATGCGTGCCGCCGAGGAATGGGCCAAAACGAACGGCTGTCAAGAGCTCGCAAGCGACACGTGGCTTGACAATGACCCGTCGCACGCCGCCCATCTGTCCTTCGGCTTCAAAGAAGTAGATCGCAACATCACATACCGAAAGGAGCTAAAATGA
- a CDS encoding DinB family protein: MTLSDLKHLLRYTRWANSMILEALLEHQQPPRRAVAWFAHILAAEHLWLDRMTDDPRNHVVWPDWKIYECDEQMKDLEKRWNLFLENLSEEGLSRKVEYINTGGSNYTNTVREILTHIVLHAPHHRGQINAELRAEGHVPPYVDYIEAIRTKQI; this comes from the coding sequence ATGACTCTGTCTGATCTAAAACACCTGCTTCGCTACACTCGTTGGGCCAACTCGATGATCCTCGAGGCTTTGCTCGAACATCAACAACCGCCGCGCCGTGCCGTTGCGTGGTTTGCGCACATCTTAGCGGCCGAGCATTTGTGGCTCGACCGCATGACGGATGATCCACGCAATCATGTCGTCTGGCCCGACTGGAAAATTTACGAGTGCGACGAGCAAATGAAAGATCTCGAGAAACGTTGGAACTTGTTTCTTGAGAATTTGTCCGAAGAAGGACTGAGTCGAAAAGTCGAGTACATCAATACCGGCGGATCAAACTACACCAACACGGTGCGCGAGATTCTCACGCACATTGTTCTCCACGCGCCGCATCACCGCGGACAAATCAATGCAGAGCTGCGCGCCGAAGGACACGTTCCGCCGTACGTCGACTACATCGAAGCCATAAGAACAAAACAGATTTGA
- the queF gene encoding NADPH-dependent 7-cyano-7-deazaguanine reductase QueF — protein sequence MPTTKSDTKTLKSLGKKSKASRKLEVFPNHAPGGLVVTLNCTEFTCLCPVTGQPDFAQIEIVYTPDQYVVESKSLKLYLETFRSVGVFHEHLAVDIGKDFMKFVKPHDVTVTAHFNTRGGISISATYSDQR from the coding sequence ATGCCCACAACAAAATCCGACACCAAAACGCTGAAGTCGCTCGGCAAAAAATCCAAAGCGTCGCGCAAACTTGAGGTCTTTCCCAATCATGCACCCGGCGGATTAGTTGTCACCCTGAATTGCACCGAGTTCACGTGCTTGTGTCCCGTCACTGGCCAACCCGACTTTGCGCAAATCGAAATTGTCTACACGCCCGATCAATACGTCGTCGAATCGAAATCGCTGAAACTCTATCTCGAGACGTTTCGCAGCGTTGGCGTTTTTCACGAACACTTAGCCGTCGACATCGGCAAAGACTTCATGAAGTTCGTCAAGCCGCACGACGTCACCGTCACCGCGCACTTCAACACCCGCGGCGGCATTTCCATTTCAGCAACCTACAGCGATCAGCGTTAA
- a CDS encoding right-handed parallel beta-helix repeat-containing protein, which translates to MVHTGDITVATNDTLLVQPGVKVYFAGGFKFVVNGLLQAIGTETDSVWFTGDPASFPQDTPTRWRGLRFVNAHEDCQLSYCSISYSGATGAGESSYGGGLYCVNTDLSLFHSKIDHCHCGSETHYGVACGAYFDSSNVTIEFTDITNNHATIGFDGPVSGQVGGVRIDHGDYLLRHSKIQGNISGLSIGGMRIGGGAVVTMDTCLIDGNQTPDGGYGGIVVDSLAVVSMTGTTVSNHNPFYGFDGGMSCTGVRLIMEACTVRTNSASWIAPSPLFGGSAGVRVSNPITARISNSIFENNLGQFGAAILCNNTLIENCTFRNNNATDGAIWSNGGNRISDCLFEDNVASSWGPHLGSYGNGLGGAIVFYSGIDTLKNCLFDGNTSYLVWEEDGGVDTLGTRGGALYCYQEASPYIVNCVFENNSMDLFGGSGTGSVLYNEGGSPAFEFCTLNNNDASAHPGGVIFSDGGSLAMKSCLVSNSTASCAIYFDQGAVGNIEYCDFFGMTGSNFLGTAPAGLGTISTTNANGDACDAFYNIYLDPEYVDAVNGDLHLADTSPCIGAADPVSMVDEDFEHNARPQATGSIADIGAFESAISGVLAPVLDLVIYPDVDNGDVILMWTANPGAASYDIYAGDAPEYDPENFVLIGSTAATSYVDEEVLLASEQRTYVVVAVP; encoded by the coding sequence ATGGTCCATACTGGGGACATTACCGTAGCGACAAATGATACGCTGTTGGTTCAGCCGGGGGTGAAGGTCTATTTTGCGGGTGGTTTCAAGTTCGTCGTAAATGGACTTCTGCAAGCCATCGGGACAGAGACAGATTCGGTTTGGTTTACGGGAGATCCGGCAAGCTTTCCTCAAGATACGCCGACTCGCTGGAGAGGATTGCGGTTCGTTAATGCACATGAAGATTGTCAGCTTTCCTATTGCAGTATTTCGTACAGCGGAGCGACGGGCGCGGGTGAATCCAGCTATGGCGGCGGATTGTATTGCGTCAACACGGACCTTAGTCTCTTCCATTCAAAGATTGATCACTGCCATTGTGGGAGTGAAACTCACTATGGCGTTGCCTGCGGTGCGTATTTTGACAGCAGCAACGTGACCATTGAATTCACCGACATCACAAACAACCATGCCACTATCGGCTTCGACGGTCCGGTATCTGGGCAAGTCGGCGGAGTGCGGATCGACCATGGAGATTATCTGCTGCGCCACAGCAAGATTCAAGGCAATATTTCCGGCTTAAGTATTGGCGGAATGCGCATCGGAGGCGGAGCGGTTGTGACGATGGATACATGCCTAATTGACGGCAATCAAACGCCTGATGGCGGATATGGGGGCATTGTTGTGGATTCGCTCGCCGTTGTTTCCATGACCGGCACAACTGTCTCAAATCACAATCCGTTTTATGGTTTTGACGGCGGAATGTCGTGTACGGGTGTTCGTCTGATTATGGAAGCGTGCACGGTTCGCACAAATTCCGCAAGTTGGATTGCGCCAAGTCCGCTTTTTGGCGGTAGCGCAGGCGTGCGCGTGAGCAATCCGATCACAGCACGTATTTCTAATTCTATTTTTGAAAACAACCTCGGACAATTCGGCGCGGCGATTCTCTGCAACAACACGCTGATCGAGAATTGTACCTTTAGAAACAACAATGCCACAGACGGTGCAATCTGGTCAAACGGAGGAAATCGAATTTCCGATTGCCTGTTTGAAGACAATGTTGCGAGTTCTTGGGGACCGCACTTGGGAAGTTACGGCAATGGGCTGGGCGGTGCGATTGTATTCTATTCTGGAATCGATACTCTCAAGAATTGTCTGTTCGATGGGAACACAAGCTATCTCGTTTGGGAAGAAGATGGCGGCGTGGATACACTCGGTACGCGCGGCGGTGCGCTCTATTGCTACCAAGAGGCTTCGCCGTATATCGTCAACTGCGTTTTCGAAAACAATAGCATGGACCTTTTCGGCGGATCCGGAACGGGAAGCGTCCTATATAATGAGGGCGGAAGTCCAGCTTTTGAGTTCTGCACATTGAACAACAATGATGCAAGTGCTCATCCGGGAGGTGTGATTTTCTCGGACGGCGGTTCGTTGGCAATGAAAAGCTGTCTGGTGTCAAATTCAACGGCAAGTTGCGCAATCTATTTTGATCAAGGCGCAGTCGGGAATATCGAGTACTGCGACTTCTTCGGAATGACCGGCAGTAATTTCTTGGGCACAGCACCTGCCGGATTGGGAACTATCTCGACGACAAATGCGAATGGCGACGCGTGCGATGCGTTTTACAACATCTACCTTGATCCGGAGTACGTTGACGCAGTAAACGGGGATTTGCATCTTGCGGACACGAGTCCGTGTATCGGCGCGGCGGATCCCGTGTCGATGGTTGATGAAGACTTCGAACACAACGCGCGCCCGCAAGCAACGGGGAGTATCGCGGACATCGGCGCGTTTGAAAGCGCGATCAGTGGTGTGCTTGCGCCCGTGCTTGATCTTGTCATTTATCCGGACGTGGACAATGGAGACGTGATTCTTATGTGGACCGCCAATCCCGGCGCCGCAAGTTATGACATCTATGCGGGCGACGCGCCGGAATATGATCCCGAGAATTTTGTTTTGATTGGATCGACTGCGGCAACGAGTTATGTTGACGAAGAGGTTCTGCTCGCAAGTGAACAGAGAACATATGTCGTTGTGGCCGTGCCGTAA
- a CDS encoding T9SS type A sorting domain-containing protein: MKRSLECLVLIILCFTGRATAQLELNTPLAPDLRDVLIADNGQRAFCISNSGHFFTQEANGQWLPIDTRLPLNPTERPLFLVRVDAEADTFFVNTFESTTWLHRFFVTTDGGATFQIKDFGDGYYPYSLLVDPDDHSRLYAVNGSAFMRSVDGGDTWTSVGIVQSEDFHDVYRDPTDVSKLWITSTYSNYGGTESQGLLKSSDGGDTWQPVADLLSFTGATNLDCNGIFRATNGSLFAELMDSQDYETWFLVSDDEGDTWTRITEVAGQSTAHFYSLNILESIVNPGVILLAPYAQPMYRSVDYGETWVPAGTGLPGNSAIVIVQLAGTGQLVASVEGYGFYLSNDFGLNWSPRPTPRIGQKGELTSSHGTLFSNQDGRLFTLSGPNSQWQEIAQPVKQDTTITASKPFYLGDNTIAALYVQYPNNGSVWEFGIAFTQDLGNTWHYNPPVAADYISNVLWDESNEALTVYALGSYRDSIFISSDTGQTWISRALPDRADGSDLRVRNDVLFFSSQVLWYSFNGAETWIPIQAPTGSNDVHVIVPNGNDLYLSVGRPTSFADSLYIYKQGGEGWQQLYADSAGPDLYSPFRFTLGAYPLLFLDEPVPTLVAQVGTYKLVVSQDNGETWRDVFLTYPENYDRFFQVWNETLIALDGRIWLNTEIGPCYIGIDELALPAATLKPLPTEFSLTIFPNPFNETTRFQFSLPSSAQTTLTLYDVLGREVAKLFDEQLTAGTHTTLRNASSVSSGTYFAKLNSGGHEQTQKLILLK, encoded by the coding sequence ATGAAACGCTCGCTGGAATGCCTCGTACTAATCATTTTATGTTTCACGGGCCGCGCCACAGCACAGCTCGAACTAAACACCCCGCTCGCTCCCGATTTGCGCGATGTCCTAATCGCAGACAACGGCCAGCGAGCGTTTTGCATTTCAAATTCCGGCCACTTCTTCACTCAAGAAGCAAACGGCCAATGGCTCCCGATCGACACCCGCCTTCCGCTCAATCCCACAGAGCGTCCGCTCTTTCTCGTGCGCGTTGATGCCGAAGCCGACACGTTCTTTGTCAACACTTTCGAGAGCACCACATGGCTACATCGCTTCTTCGTGACAACGGACGGAGGCGCAACATTCCAAATCAAAGATTTTGGCGACGGCTATTACCCCTACAGCTTGCTCGTGGATCCCGATGATCACAGTCGCCTCTATGCGGTAAACGGCTCGGCATTTATGCGCTCCGTTGACGGTGGCGACACATGGACATCCGTTGGAATTGTCCAAAGCGAGGATTTTCATGACGTTTATCGCGATCCGACAGACGTTTCCAAGCTTTGGATAACCTCGACGTATTCAAATTACGGTGGAACGGAATCGCAGGGATTGCTTAAGAGCAGCGATGGCGGAGACACGTGGCAACCCGTTGCGGATTTGCTTAGCTTCACGGGTGCCACCAATCTCGATTGCAACGGCATCTTTCGCGCAACAAACGGCAGTCTCTTCGCTGAATTGATGGATAGTCAAGATTATGAAACATGGTTCTTGGTTTCCGACGATGAGGGCGACACGTGGACTCGCATTACTGAAGTAGCCGGACAATCGACAGCGCATTTCTACTCGTTAAACATACTCGAGAGCATCGTCAATCCCGGCGTCATTCTGCTGGCACCGTATGCACAGCCAATGTATCGCTCAGTAGACTACGGGGAAACATGGGTACCCGCTGGCACCGGCCTGCCCGGCAATAGTGCCATCGTGATCGTCCAGCTTGCAGGTACCGGACAGCTCGTTGCCAGCGTTGAGGGCTACGGCTTCTATCTCTCTAATGACTTCGGCCTAAACTGGTCGCCGCGCCCCACCCCGCGCATCGGACAAAAAGGCGAGCTAACATCGTCACACGGCACTCTGTTTTCGAATCAGGATGGCCGCTTGTTCACGCTGTCAGGTCCAAACAGCCAATGGCAAGAGATCGCACAACCCGTCAAACAAGACACGACGATCACAGCAAGCAAGCCGTTCTATCTTGGCGACAACACAATCGCCGCGCTCTATGTTCAGTATCCAAACAACGGTTCGGTATGGGAATTCGGCATCGCGTTCACCCAAGATTTGGGAAATACTTGGCACTATAATCCACCGGTTGCTGCAGATTACATTTCAAATGTGCTTTGGGACGAATCCAACGAAGCGCTGACCGTGTATGCGCTGGGTTCGTATCGAGACTCAATATTCATATCCTCTGACACAGGTCAAACATGGATCAGCCGCGCGCTTCCGGATCGAGCCGACGGGAGCGACCTAAGAGTGCGCAATGATGTACTTTTCTTTTCGTCCCAGGTCCTTTGGTATTCTTTCAACGGCGCCGAAACGTGGATACCCATTCAAGCTCCGACGGGCAGCAACGATGTTCATGTGATCGTCCCCAATGGAAACGATCTGTACCTTAGCGTTGGAAGGCCGACATCCTTCGCCGACTCGCTCTACATCTACAAACAGGGCGGCGAGGGCTGGCAACAACTGTATGCCGATTCAGCGGGTCCCGATCTATACAGCCCGTTTCGCTTTACACTAGGTGCGTACCCGCTGCTATTCCTCGACGAACCCGTTCCCACACTCGTCGCACAAGTCGGCACATACAAACTCGTGGTCTCGCAAGACAACGGCGAAACCTGGCGCGATGTATTCCTAACTTACCCCGAAAACTACGATCGTTTCTTTCAAGTGTGGAACGAAACATTGATCGCTTTGGACGGCCGCATCTGGCTGAACACCGAGATTGGCCCATGTTATATCGGCATCGACGAACTCGCATTGCCCGCAGCAACTCTAAAACCGCTCCCAACCGAGTTCTCCCTAACCATTTTCCCCAACCCCTTCAACGAAACTACGCGCTTCCAATTCAGTTTGCCAAGCTCCGCCCAAACGACATTGACACTATACGACGTGTTGGGCCGCGAAGTCGCCAAACTCTTCGACGAACAACTGACCGCAGGCACGCACACAACCCTGCGGAATGCGTCAAGCGTTTCAAGCGGCACCTATTTCGCCAAACTAAATTCCGGCGGTCACGAGCAAACCCAAAAACTCATTCTCTTGAAATAG
- the mnmE gene encoding tRNA uridine-5-carboxymethylaminomethyl(34) synthesis GTPase MnmE: MTPTTDTIAAIATPPGIGGIAVIRISGPKSWEVALSLLPSPIPHPPSPWTVRHAYIYNNNNELVDEALICFFMSPHSYTGEDVVEISCHGGNISSKRILKLILSKDVRIARPGEFTERAFLNNKLDLAQAEAVVGLIHARSEAAARAALSQLAGKLSEHIQEMRSKILDLLALLELELDFSEEDVNFQSLESRKVDLLDLQTKIEHLLASFARGRIEREGLRVAIVGAPNAGKSTLLNRIVGDERAIVSPHPGTTRDVVEAHLELSGHEVIFQDTAGLRDTDHEIENIGIARTRTVLNRADMILLLIDSQSGDLPGGTMLAEIENKKPMIVFNKSDVSRTEYSVPVASHSGAFHISALTGHGVEGLLAALTQKFSNESESAGELIITEQRHHDALRRAHEAVTRAGNLFKEPTLMASDLRDAANALGEITGQTIGEEVLDRIFSKFCIGK; this comes from the coding sequence GTGACCCCAACCACCGACACCATCGCCGCCATCGCCACTCCGCCCGGCATCGGCGGCATCGCCGTCATCCGCATTTCCGGCCCCAAGTCGTGGGAAGTCGCCCTTTCTCTGCTTCCATCCCCCATCCCCCATCCCCCATCCCCATGGACCGTTCGTCACGCATACATATACAATAATAACAACGAGCTGGTTGACGAAGCGTTGATCTGCTTCTTCATGTCCCCCCACTCCTACACGGGAGAAGACGTCGTTGAGATCTCCTGTCACGGTGGAAACATATCATCTAAGCGCATATTAAAATTGATATTGTCAAAGGATGTGCGCATAGCTCGTCCCGGCGAGTTCACCGAGCGCGCATTCTTGAACAACAAGCTCGATTTAGCACAGGCCGAGGCCGTCGTAGGCCTGATTCATGCCCGATCCGAGGCCGCAGCTCGCGCCGCGCTCTCCCAATTGGCCGGAAAACTCTCCGAACACATCCAAGAGATGCGGTCAAAGATATTGGATTTATTGGCATTGTTGGAGCTGGAGCTGGATTTCTCCGAAGAGGACGTGAACTTTCAGTCGCTTGAGTCCCGCAAGGTCGATTTGTTAGACCTTCAGACAAAAATCGAACACTTGTTGGCATCTTTCGCACGGGGCCGCATCGAGCGCGAAGGACTGCGCGTCGCCATCGTCGGTGCTCCCAATGCCGGCAAATCCACGCTTCTGAATCGCATCGTCGGCGATGAGCGCGCAATCGTCTCCCCCCACCCCGGCACCACCCGCGATGTCGTCGAAGCGCACCTTGAATTATCCGGCCACGAAGTCATTTTTCAAGACACCGCAGGTCTGCGTGACACAGACCATGAGATTGAAAATATTGGCATTGCACGAACAAGAACGGTTCTAAATCGAGCCGATATGATTCTCTTGTTGATCGACAGCCAGAGCGGCGATCTTCCCGGCGGCACGATGCTCGCCGAGATTGAAAACAAGAAGCCGATGATTGTCTTTAACAAGAGCGACGTCAGTCGCACCGAGTATTCGGTCCCGGTCGCATCGCACAGCGGCGCGTTTCACATCTCCGCCCTTACCGGCCACGGCGTCGAAGGCCTACTCGCGGCCCTGACCCAAAAATTCTCGAACGAGTCGGAGTCCGCAGGCGAGTTGATCATCACCGAACAGCGCCACCACGACGCCCTCCGCCGCGCGCACGAAGCCGTCACCCGCGCAGGAAATCTATTCAAAGAACCCACCCTGATGGCCAGCGACCTCCGCGACGCCGCCAACGCCTTAGGCGAAATCACCGGCCAAACCATCGGCGAAGAAGTCTTAGACCGCATCTTCTCAAAATTCTGCATCGGAAAGTAG
- a CDS encoding HAD family hydrolase, which translates to MPFDLLIFDCDGVLVDSEWLVARIETETRAEFGQHISIEEYIHRYVGLSTRSPEYLASLEGLPPDFRDIMRVRVERAFHEELEAIPGVPETLDALKHVPKAIASSSSPHEIEMMLEHVAVWHHFKGNVFSVSMVSRPKPAPDVYLFAAEQNNVLPSRCIVIEDSVVGATAALTAGMTVWGFTGARHQTEASKQRLKEVGVDEVFSDMRALPQMF; encoded by the coding sequence TTGCCCTTTGACTTACTGATCTTCGATTGCGACGGCGTACTGGTAGACAGCGAATGGCTCGTCGCTCGCATCGAAACGGAAACCCGCGCCGAGTTCGGCCAGCACATTTCGATCGAAGAGTACATTCACCGCTACGTCGGTCTGTCGACTCGTTCACCTGAGTATCTCGCAAGCCTCGAAGGACTGCCGCCCGACTTCCGCGACATCATGCGCGTTCGCGTCGAGCGCGCCTTCCACGAAGAGCTTGAAGCAATTCCCGGAGTTCCTGAAACTTTGGATGCTTTGAAACACGTCCCCAAAGCCATCGCTTCGAGCAGCAGCCCGCACGAAATCGAAATGATGCTCGAGCACGTCGCCGTGTGGCACCATTTCAAAGGAAATGTCTTCTCCGTCTCCATGGTCTCGCGCCCGAAGCCCGCGCCCGACGTCTATCTTTTCGCCGCGGAACAAAACAACGTCCTGCCCTCGCGCTGCATCGTCATCGAAGACAGCGTGGTCGGCGCGACAGCAGCACTAACCGCAGGCATGACAGTCTGGGGTTTCACTGGCGCCCGCCATCAAACTGAAGCATCAAAACAAAGACTAAAAGAGGTCGGCGTAGACGAAGTATTCTCAGATATGCGCGCACTTCCACAAATGTTTTAG
- a CDS encoding c-type cytochrome, with protein MKNVLKWIAVLFGALILIAVSYGGYIYWQAGKIMSQTFPDVKGKNIYVQSDSTTVARGKHLVHSFGGCAACHKMDLGGESIDMGPFANWNVPNITQGVGGLPASYSIQDLDLIVRHGIKRDKTGSVVMPSYHFRYMADEDLAAIYAYLKVAPKVNRENGKFEFGPIGKMVMVKGGIVNQAAVIDHNAKNPSRPEIAPTAEYGKYLTEITCIGCHGPNLTGGPVFEGDPDWPHAFNLTKISKSYTHDSFQALFKTGLRPDGTMVDTTAMEPALFGNADSVEVAALWTYLSKLPEKPDASSDWPTVLSK; from the coding sequence ATGAAGAATGTCTTGAAATGGATTGCCGTCTTGTTTGGCGCGCTGATCTTGATTGCCGTGTCGTACGGGGGATACATCTACTGGCAAGCGGGGAAGATCATGAGTCAGACGTTTCCCGACGTCAAAGGCAAAAACATCTATGTTCAAAGTGACAGCACGACTGTCGCACGCGGCAAACATTTGGTTCATTCGTTCGGCGGGTGCGCCGCCTGCCACAAGATGGATCTTGGCGGCGAATCAATCGACATGGGACCTTTCGCAAACTGGAACGTCCCCAACATCACACAAGGAGTCGGCGGCCTGCCTGCGAGCTATTCGATTCAGGACTTGGATTTGATCGTTCGTCACGGCATCAAACGTGATAAGACCGGCTCTGTGGTCATGCCGAGTTATCATTTCCGCTACATGGCTGACGAAGACCTCGCTGCAATTTACGCCTACTTGAAAGTCGCGCCGAAGGTAAATCGCGAAAACGGGAAATTTGAATTTGGCCCCATCGGAAAAATGGTCATGGTCAAAGGCGGCATTGTCAATCAAGCCGCAGTCATTGACCACAATGCAAAGAATCCGTCGCGTCCCGAAATTGCTCCGACAGCGGAATACGGCAAATACCTCACCGAAATTACCTGCATCGGCTGCCACGGACCAAACCTTACCGGCGGCCCAGTCTTCGAAGGCGATCCCGATTGGCCGCATGCTTTCAACTTGACGAAGATTTCTAAGTCCTACACGCACGATTCGTTTCAAGCGTTGTTCAAGACGGGTTTGCGCCCCGATGGAACCATGGTTGACACAACCGCCATGGAGCCTGCGCTGTTTGGAAATGCCGATTCAGTCGAAGTCGCCGCGCTGTGGACTTATCTGAGCAAACTTCCTGAAAAACCTGACGCCAGCTCTGACTGGCCAACCGTTCTTTCAAAATAA
- a CDS encoding DUF1643 domain-containing protein: protein MKRTATISRCGKYRYRLERIWNDALPPIHWIMLNPSTADAAQDDNTIRRVIHFSQRWGYGSAVVLNLYAFRTPHPKILQDADDPVGPRNNKHLAALQTPVVAAWGAHSFAASRAKEVMSLLPREVVCLGQNKNGSPKHPLYVRGDAKPQRFVPGQ, encoded by the coding sequence ATGAAACGTACTGCCACCATCTCCCGCTGCGGAAAATACCGCTACCGTCTCGAGCGCATTTGGAATGACGCATTGCCGCCTATTCATTGGATCATGCTGAATCCGTCGACCGCCGACGCGGCACAAGACGACAACACAATCAGAAGAGTAATTCATTTTTCACAACGGTGGGGCTACGGTTCCGCCGTTGTGCTTAATCTATATGCCTTTCGCACGCCGCATCCGAAAATACTCCAAGATGCGGACGATCCGGTAGGCCCGCGCAACAACAAACATCTCGCAGCATTGCAAACCCCGGTAGTAGCCGCATGGGGCGCGCACAGTTTCGCAGCTTCGCGCGCAAAAGAAGTCATGAGTCTGCTCCCGCGCGAAGTGGTTTGTCTCGGCCAGAACAAGAACGGTTCTCCGAAACATCCGCTCTATGTTCGAGGCGATGCAAAGCCTCAACGGTTTGTTCCGGGGCAATAG
- a CDS encoding tetratricopeptide repeat protein yields the protein MTKQAIASVVLTAVVVVTMIGCTSRDSQKDSREKSGLKGVSINIRVGALLIGTASDSEVLARKDEFKRELPNLLPEQKSPLDSAIFYFLANEPDSSLFALSHVNTESMSDSLALLYELTDSRAHWQKGNYETALASADNALKIDPHHIYARMFKGVCLMNLDRREEALAVFDSVLAQDPEHIKTIGNKATCLGQLGRAGDAVAVAEAGLAIDPSDAYLWQQKGWWLQAQGKFDEALACEDSAFARDPKMLWAVVTKGEILAKMNRVEECRAVFAEAEKIKPGAFEIVSSKASCMMYLKQYDEAQTCLDEALKLRPRDAGVLYNMAALSCIMNNTSQASEYLEKSISEDSNFATYAKADPDFDGCRKDPIFRRLVGME from the coding sequence ATGACCAAGCAAGCGATTGCATCGGTCGTGCTGACAGCGGTTGTCGTTGTAACCATGATCGGATGCACATCTCGTGATTCGCAAAAGGATTCGCGCGAGAAATCGGGATTAAAAGGAGTCTCAATCAACATAAGAGTCGGTGCTCTGTTGATTGGGACCGCGTCGGATAGCGAAGTGCTCGCGCGCAAAGACGAGTTCAAGCGCGAGCTGCCCAACCTTTTGCCTGAACAGAAGTCGCCGCTAGACAGCGCAATCTTTTACTTTTTGGCCAATGAACCGGACAGCAGTTTGTTTGCGCTCTCGCATGTTAATACAGAGAGCATGTCCGATAGCCTCGCTCTGCTCTACGAACTAACGGACAGTCGCGCGCATTGGCAAAAAGGAAACTACGAAACCGCCTTGGCTAGCGCGGACAACGCGCTGAAAATCGACCCGCATCATATCTACGCCAGAATGTTTAAGGGCGTCTGCTTGATGAATCTCGACCGTCGCGAAGAAGCCTTGGCCGTTTTTGATTCGGTCTTGGCACAAGATCCTGAACACATTAAGACCATCGGCAACAAAGCAACCTGCCTTGGACAGCTCGGCCGGGCGGGCGACGCGGTTGCTGTTGCCGAAGCGGGCCTCGCTATCGATCCAAGTGATGCGTATTTGTGGCAGCAAAAAGGTTGGTGGCTGCAGGCGCAGGGCAAATTCGACGAAGCGCTCGCATGTGAAGACTCCGCGTTTGCGCGTGATCCGAAAATGCTTTGGGCGGTTGTAACCAAAGGCGAAATTCTCGCCAAGATGAATCGCGTGGAAGAGTGCCGCGCGGTATTTGCTGAAGCCGAGAAGATCAAACCCGGCGCCTTCGAAATTGTCTCGTCCAAAGCATCATGCATGATGTATCTGAAACAATACGACGAAGCGCAAACCTGTTTGGATGAAGCCTTAAAGCTAAGGCCGCGCGACGCGGGCGTGCTCTACAACATGGCCGCGCTGAGCTGCATCATGAACAACACGTCACAAGCGTCAGAGTACCTCGAAAAGTCAATCAGCGAAGACTCAAATTTCGCAACCTACGCCAAAGCCGACCCCGACTTCGATGGATGCCGCAAAGATCCAATTTTTCGTAGGCTCGTAGGAATGGAGTAA